One Salvia splendens isolate huo1 chromosome 12, SspV2, whole genome shotgun sequence genomic window carries:
- the LOC121759173 gene encoding uncharacterized mitochondrial protein AtMg00810-like: MKDLGLLKYFLGIEVLRSKRGIFINQRKYVLDLLAETEMLDCKPADTPMVQNHGLQIVERAEPTHRTRYQRLVDADWAGNPNDRKSTAGYFTFVGGNLVTWRSKKQKVVALSSAEAEFRGIKSGLTEILWLKRLMTELELMPSGPCKLFCDNKAAISISENPVQHDRTKHVEVDRHFIKDNIEAKVVELPFVRSEDQLADILTKAVDSRSFHEEHCCILGAIPFFALKEGAAMVVKR, encoded by the exons atgaaggatcttggattGCTGAAGTATTTTCTGGGAATAGAGGTTTTGAGATCAAAGAGGGGAATCTTCATTAACCAGAGGAAATATGTACTCGACTTACTGGCGGAAACCGAGATGTTGGATtgtaagccagcagatactcctatggtGCAGAATCATGGACTACAGATAGTAGAAAGAGCTGAACCTACACATCGCACGAGGTACCAACGCTTGGTCG atgctgattgggccggAAACCCGAATGATCGAAAGTCAACCGCAGGGTACTTCACATTCGTTGGTGGGAATTTGGTCACCTGgcgaagcaagaaacaaaaggtggtaGCTTTGTCAAGTGCTGAAGCAGAATTTCGAGGGATCAAGAGTGGATTGACAGAGATCCTATGGCTAAAAAGGCTAATGACCGAGTTGGAGCTGATGCCGTCAGGACCCTGCAAGCTCTTCTGCGATAACAAGGCAGCCATCAGCATATCTGAGAATCCGGTACAGCATGACCGGACGAAACATGTTGAAGTCGATCGGCACTTTATCAAAGACAACATTGAAGCCAAGGTTGTGGAACTACCATTTGTCAGATCAGAAGACCAGCTAGCTGATATCCTTACTAAAGCAGTGGACTCTAGAAGCTTTCAtgaa GAACATTGTTGTATTTTGGGAGCTATTCCATTTTTTGCTCTCAAGGAGGGTGCTGCCATGGTGGTAAAACGGTGA